ATGGGACGAATATGTGGAAACGTGGAAGAAAAAAGGCGGGAAACCGGTGCTGGACGCGAAGGTGAAAAAATATAACGAACTGAAGTCGGGCAATGTGACTTCCGGCATCTAATTTTTCTGGGGGGGAGCTTGTGATACGGAAAAAAACATGGCGATTCCTGCAAAGCACGTTGTACGAATACTTTTACTATTTTTTGGCCCTTTCTTTGTTTGTAGCTTTTTCGGCGGGCGGGGCGCTCTATTATTCGTCGTCTTCGCTGCTTTGGAAGGAAGCCGTGCAAAACAGCAGCAATACGCTGCAGCTGCTCAAGAACGGTCAGGAAATCGTATTAGCCGAAGTCAACAAAGCCATGGAAAACGTATTGCTGGACTCCTCCTTCCTCAACTATACGGACGTTTCCAATCAATCCAGCGTGTACACGAAGCTTCAATTCCAGCAGCGCCTGGATCGTGTCGTGCTTTCAAGCGATTATATTCATTCGGTTTACATTTATTATACGGGGCCCCGGTACGTGCTATCGTCCATCGAGGGATCCGTTCCGTTAAGCAGCCTGAAGGATCGGGAGTTCGTCGAATCGCTTTCGGGCGAAACGGTCGCGAAGTCGATCGTACGCACGCGCCATCTTCCGGGGATATCGTCCGCCGAGGACGAAACGGTCATCACGATGGTCAAAACGATGCCGATCATCCATTCGGGTACGCCTGCCGCCTATGTGATCGTCAACATTAAAGGCGATTATCTGGTCAAGATCATGAACTCGCTCAATACGAACAAAAACGCCCGCTTGTTCATTACGGATCCGCAGGGGAATATTCTTTCGCAAAAAGCCTCGGAAGACGCGTTTTCGTTAAGCGACATGCCGGGAAGATTCGATATTTCTCCGTTGAACGGTTCGTCGGGCAGCCTTTTCACCAAAATAGGAGGGGTGGAATCGCTTGTCTGTTACGTGTCGTCCGAGCCCAGCGGCTGGCTGTACATTTACACCGTTCCGAAAGCCGTCGTTACGCAAAGTCTCCAGCTTTGGAGCAAAGCCGCCATCGCCATCTGCGCACTGGCAGCCCTGCTCAGCCTGGCGGGCTCGGTTGTGCTTTCGCGGCGGGTATTTCATCCTCTAGGGCGGCTGTTGTCCTTACTCAAGGGGGCGAGCCCAAGCTCCGCCGGTTCGATGCCCGAGGACGGCAAGGAAATCGCGCAGATTGAACGGAACGTAGGCCGTCTTATCGACCGCAACCGGGACTTGACCATGCTGCTCAAAGATTATGAAATCCAAAGCCGGAACAAATTTTTGCTGCGGCTTGCCTGCGGCGTCGAACAAGTCACCGCCCAAACGATGGAGCGGCTGACCTACTATGGTGTGAGTCTCGGGGAAACCGGCCGATATGTCGTGGCTATCGTGTCCATGGACGACTTCGCCAAATTCAGTCAAGAGACGCACGAATCCGAACGCAACGCTCTTTTGCTGACCTTGTCCGAACGCATTCGGGTGGAAGCTTTCGTCAACCGGTCGCTGCAAGGGTATTTGATCGAAACGGAATCGAGCGAGATGGTGATTGTTCTTTATCGGGGTACGATGGAACCCGGCGAGGAGCTGTGGAGCAGCGAGCTCCATTCGTGGTTCCGATATTTGCATGGCCTGCTGCAGTCGGATACGAATCTTTCTTTCACGCTCGGCGTGAGCTCGGTACGGGAACGTTTGAACGAACTCGGCGAATGTTACTTCGAAGCGGAATCCGCCGTACGGCAGAAGCTCGTTTACGGCTTTAACAACGTCATTTTCTACGAATCCGTTCGGACGGATCGGGGGATGGCTCTTTACCCGCTTGCCATCGAAAGGAATGTGCTGACTCAGCTCAAAACGGGAAACCGGGAAGGCGTTCTGCACGGTCTCCGCGAATTCGAGTCCTATTTACTGGAACACCATTCCGGCCAAATGGAGCAGGTCCGTCATTATTTTTTACAATTTTTCTCGTCCTCGCTGCGGTGCATTTATGAAATGGACGCGAATTTCGGCTTCAAGCCGGTGATTCGGCAAATCCTGCATACCGATCTGCTCGGGTTGGAAACGATGCAGCAAATGACCTCCTATATGCAAAACCTTTACGAACAGGTGCTCGACCAGCTCGAGCAAAAGCGCAGTTTGAAGAACAAGGAGCTGGCGGGCAGCGTGAACGCCTATATTGACAAGCATTTCGGCGAGGACCTTTCGATAGAGCAAATTAGCGACATTTTCGCCATCAGCGTTTCACATTTGCGCAAAATTTATAAAGAAGAGACGGGCATGACGATTCGGGATCGGCTCAGTCAAAAACGGATTGCCAAAGCCAAGGAGCTGCTTGGCGATCCCCGCCAAAAAATTCAGGATATCGCGAGTCAGGTAGGTTACTCGAACGTTCAATCGTTTACGAAAGCGTTCAAAGCCGAAACGGGTAAGTCGCCGGGGGAATATCGGGATCAGCAGCTTCGCAGCAATTCGCATGTATAATCGGAAGGAGGAGCTGCGAGATTTTATAAATGAGGTCAAAGCACAAACCGGCAAGCATATTTTGACCGAAGCGGCCGGATACTTGCTGCGGGACGCCGCGGTTATTGCGGCAAGCCGGCATATACAGGAGGAATGAACGTGCCCGGATTCAAACTAAACGATATCCCGTCGCCCATCGTGCTGCAGGGCAACCGTCGGATCGCGTATCGCGACCCGGCTGTATTATATCACGACGGCATATTCCGGCTTTATTATACATTGGTTGCAACGGAGCCCGACGGCCGGGTATACCTCTATACGGCGACAAGCGAAAGCCGGGATCTGATCCATTGGAGCGCACCTCGTCGTTTGACGCCGAAGGATGCCAATTTGAATTACTCCAGCCCGGGAAATATCGTCCGCTTTCGTGATCGATGGATCATGTGCCTTCAAACGTATCCTCGCCCGAACGGTGAAAAATACGCCAACGAAACGGCCCGCATTTATACAATGGAGAGTGCCGACCTTATCCACTGGTCGGAGCCGGAGCTGCTTTTGCTGAAAGGGAATGAGGTTGCGCCCGAGCAAATGGGCAGGATGATCGATCCTTATTTGATCGAGAGCCGGGAAGAGCCCGGGAAGTGGTGGTGCTTTTACAAGCAGAACGGAGTCAGCATGTCGTTTTCCTATGATTTGAAGCAATGGACTTATTACGGCCATGCCAACGCCGGCGAGAATGTATGCGTCGTACCTGTCGGCAATCGCTATGTGATGCTCCACTCGCCGGAGAACGGGATCGGCATCATGACTTCGGCGGATCTCAAGAGTTGGACCCCCGAAAATACGCTTCTGACCTTGGGGCAGCAGGATTGGGAATGGGCCCGGGGCAGAATCACGGCCGGCTTCCTGCTCGATTGCCTGGATGTCGAAGGGATCGGTAAGTATCTGTTGTTTTTTCACGGAACCGGCCCGCAGGGTGAGGACGTTATCTTCGATACCCACGCCTGCATCGGAATCGCGTGGAGCGAAGATTTGGTCGAATGGCATTGGCCGCAAGCCAACCGGACAACTCGAAGTAACGCGCTCAACTTGCATAAAAAAACCTGGTTAAAGCAATAATACGAAGGTCTTTGCAAATATACAAGATGACAATGCCAAATAGCCGCTTACCGGAAACGAAGCTCTATCGTTGACATAACTTCATGGAGGAGGATAAGCCATGGAAAAGGAAAACCGTAAAGATTCCGAACTTAATGAAACGGCTTTAGAGGAAAGCAGTTTAAGCGTACCCGAAGGAGTTAAGCCCTACGTCGATATCATCGGCGAAGAGAGGTTGGATCCTGAAGATTACGTGAGCCGGTAGAACGGTCATGCGACCGTCGAATCCACGGCTGGGCACCTTACGCGAGGTGCCTTTTTTCATCCCAATGTTCTAAATGCGCCACTCCCCTATGTTCTTATGGAACGAATAATGTTTCCTTACTTAAGATACTTTAAGAAAGTCCAACGAAGGGAATATCGCAAATCAAATTGACTTCACGCAGGGGAGTTTTATATGAAGCTGGATTGCGAAAAGATCCAAATGAACTATTATGAAGAGTCGGATTTGGCTATTCGCCACTTTCCGATTGCGTTTCACGAATGGGAGGAAAAAGCCAGACAAAGACTGGCGGCCGGACCGTTCGGTTACGTCCATGGAGGCGCGGGAAAGGGCGATACCATGCTGGCCAACCGCAGCATATTTGATAAGTACCGGTTATTGCCGCGGATCTGCAGCGATATTTCAGAAAGGGATTTGTCGATTACCTTATTGGGTCGCCAACTGCCGTCACCTATTCTGCTTGCCCCCATAGGGGTTAACTCGATTTTTCATCGCGAAGGAGAACTTGCCGTTGCCAAAGCTTGTGCGGAGACCGGCATTCCGTATATTTTAAGCAACGTATCGTCGCAGCCTATGGAAAAGGTAGCGGAAGTCATGGGCGAGGCCGTTCGCTGGTTTCAATTATACCCGCCCATTGATCCTCACTTATCCCGAAGTTTCCTGGACCGAGCCAAGAAAGCGGGTTACTCCGCTATTGTCGTCACCGTCGACTCCACGATGCTCGGCTGGCGTGAAACGGACCTGCGTAATGCGTATTTACCTTTCCTGGAAGGCCATGGTATGGGAAATTACTTTACCGATCCCGTCTTTTTGCAAAAACTTGATAAGTCCCCGGAGGAAGACAAAATTGCTGCCGTAAAAAAAGCGTTAAAGGAAGGAAATAATACGCAATTTACATGGAATTCTTTTGAAGAAATTCGAAAAATGACTGACCTACCTTTGCTTTTAAAAGGTATTACTCATCCGGAAGACGCGAGATTTGCTATAAAACATGGGGCTGACGGTATTATCGTTTCCAATCATGGGGGACGGCAAATCGATGGCGCGATCGGTACGTTGGAAGCTTTGCCGGGCATTGTGGATGTGGTCCGGGGCGAGGTTCCGATTTTGCTTGACAGCGGAATTCGCAGAGGAGCAGACGTCATGAAGGCTGTCGCTTTGGGGGCTACCGCCGTGCTGATCGGACGGCCGTATATTTATGCTTTAGCTGTGGCCGGCCGGCAAGGAGTGATGGCAGTCATTCAAAATATCATCGCGGAAACCGAACTGACCCTGGCCATTTCCGGGCGCAAATCGATGAAAGAAGTGGATTCCACACTGATTGTCAAAATAACATAGCGATTGAATGCTGGAGCAGATGGAGTGGGGAAGATGGCCGAAGCAAACGGTTCCGAAGCAAAAATGAAATGGTGGCAGCTATCCCTTGGAAGCCGGTGTTAAAATTACGTTCAGACGGTACCCGGGGATGATTCACGGATTTTACGCCATGACCGATCTGTTCGACGACGGCCATTCAGTCTATGAGGATATTTCCGCGTTCGTGCATTCGCAAAATCGCAAATCAACGTAGATGATGCTTCGCCGATAAGAGTACAAGGCGGATGGTTGGCATAATAAGCTAATCTCGGATATAATATAGAGTAATTCACTAAGGAGCGATTTTTTTGTCTGGGGCCGTTCTTAACTAAGCCAATTCCATAAAAGAGGTTTTCAAACATACGCCACCCGTCTGTCCATTTCGGATGATGCGGGTAGGGTTTGAAAGCTTCGGAATTAGTTAAGAACGACGGATATAACCAGATCCTTAGGGATACCTGTTATAATGAGTTCACATCCGTGCCGGTTCGGCACGGATCAGATTGTTGACAAAGCCCCGGTTTTTCGGGGCTTTTGTAGGATCATTTTTTGAATTTAGCCCTAAAAATAGAAGATCGCCTCTTATCCGGCCCTCTTAGCCAGGATATTGGCGATCTTTTTAATGTTTTGACATAGTGCAGTCAGTAATGCTTGCTGCTGCACTTTGTTTCGGCCGCGGAATCGGCAGTAGCGAAGCCCATGGAGCTCTTTGGCATCCGCGAAGCTTCGCTCAATCGTCTGGTATCGTAAGCGGTAGAGATATTTGCCGGACTTGCTTCTACCGTTTTGTTTTACCCACTCTTTACTATCCTGCCACACATGCCTGGTGATGACTTTTTGGTGATTCCGGGACCGGGTACATTCTTTGAGCATGGGGCAGTTCGCACAATGATTCGGATCCGACTTATACTGTCTGTAGCCTTCGCGATCCGTTGTCGTATATTTCAATTCGTGTTTTTGTGGACATATATACACATTGTTCTCCGCATCATACTTAAATCGCCACTTAGCCATTAATCCTTTAACTGGGGTAAAGGCTCTACCTCCGATGACCGCGTATATTTTCTTGTCTTGAAGCTTTTTGCAAATGTGCGACGTGAAGTAACCTGCATCCAGTGCGACGGCTTCTAGTGTTTTTTCGAATTTGAACTTCTTGATGATATGTTCCAAACGCTCTATGTAAGGGACAGAATCGTGAACGTTGCCGGCAGTGACGTGGACATCCATGATGATGTTGTATTTGTGGTCGACGGTCCGATGATCGAGATAGAAAAAGCCTTCCGGCTTACCGTCCCGTACCATATAACCGCTCTCCGGATCGGTTGTGCTTACCTTCGTTAGTTTGGTTTCTTCCACCTCCTCTCGTGGCTTTAAAGCTTTTTTCCATGAGCCTCGCGATCGGCACGAATTGCTTCGTCCAGTTCTTCCATGTAGGCCCTCGTACTCTTGGTTACTTCCTCTTGAACAAACTTTCGTTTATTCGCATTGGCCTTGAGATGAGTTGAGTC
The window above is part of the Paenibacillus hamazuiensis genome. Proteins encoded here:
- a CDS encoding alpha-hydroxy-acid oxidizing protein, giving the protein MNYYEESDLAIRHFPIAFHEWEEKARQRLAAGPFGYVHGGAGKGDTMLANRSIFDKYRLLPRICSDISERDLSITLLGRQLPSPILLAPIGVNSIFHREGELAVAKACAETGIPYILSNVSSQPMEKVAEVMGEAVRWFQLYPPIDPHLSRSFLDRAKKAGYSAIVVTVDSTMLGWRETDLRNAYLPFLEGHGMGNYFTDPVFLQKLDKSPEEDKIAAVKKALKEGNNTQFTWNSFEEIRKMTDLPLLLKGITHPEDARFAIKHGADGIIVSNHGGRQIDGAIGTLEALPGIVDVVRGEVPILLDSGIRRGADVMKAVALGATAVLIGRPYIYALAVAGRQGVMAVIQNIIAETELTLAISGRKSMKEVDSTLIVKIT
- a CDS encoding IS1182 family transposase (programmed frameshift), yielding MLRSNPNVQNEYELVCIEELVHPDHPLRKVHKHIDFSFILDLVRPYYCEDNGRPSADPIMLFKMLLIGYLDGIRSERRLEREVFSNNAYRWFLGLGLKDRVPDHSTLSYFRERLQEGDVLQQIFDRVVLLAIQHRLVAGRVLITDSTHLKANANKRKFVQEEVTKSTRAYMEELDEAIRADREAHGKKPLKPREEVEETKLTKVSTTDPESGYMVRDGKPEGFFYLDHRTVDHKYNIIMDVHVTAGNVHDSVPYIERLEHIIKKFKFEKTLEAVALDAGYFTSHICKKLQDKKIYAVIGGRAFTPVKGLMAKWRFKYDAENNVYICPQKHELKYTTTDREGYRQYKSDPNHCANCPMLKECTRSRNHQKVITRHVWQDSKEWVKQNGRSKSGKYLYRLRYQTIERSFADAKELHGLRYCRFRGRNKVQQQALLTALCQNIKKIANILAKRAG
- a CDS encoding helix-turn-helix domain-containing protein — protein: MIRKKTWRFLQSTLYEYFYYFLALSLFVAFSAGGALYYSSSSLLWKEAVQNSSNTLQLLKNGQEIVLAEVNKAMENVLLDSSFLNYTDVSNQSSVYTKLQFQQRLDRVVLSSDYIHSVYIYYTGPRYVLSSIEGSVPLSSLKDREFVESLSGETVAKSIVRTRHLPGISSAEDETVITMVKTMPIIHSGTPAAYVIVNIKGDYLVKIMNSLNTNKNARLFITDPQGNILSQKASEDAFSLSDMPGRFDISPLNGSSGSLFTKIGGVESLVCYVSSEPSGWLYIYTVPKAVVTQSLQLWSKAAIAICALAALLSLAGSVVLSRRVFHPLGRLLSLLKGASPSSAGSMPEDGKEIAQIERNVGRLIDRNRDLTMLLKDYEIQSRNKFLLRLACGVEQVTAQTMERLTYYGVSLGETGRYVVAIVSMDDFAKFSQETHESERNALLLTLSERIRVEAFVNRSLQGYLIETESSEMVIVLYRGTMEPGEELWSSELHSWFRYLHGLLQSDTNLSFTLGVSSVRERLNELGECYFEAESAVRQKLVYGFNNVIFYESVRTDRGMALYPLAIERNVLTQLKTGNREGVLHGLREFESYLLEHHSGQMEQVRHYFLQFFSSSLRCIYEMDANFGFKPVIRQILHTDLLGLETMQQMTSYMQNLYEQVLDQLEQKRSLKNKELAGSVNAYIDKHFGEDLSIEQISDIFAISVSHLRKIYKEETGMTIRDRLSQKRIAKAKELLGDPRQKIQDIASQVGYSNVQSFTKAFKAETGKSPGEYRDQQLRSNSHV